From a region of the Hemibagrus wyckioides isolate EC202008001 linkage group LG14, SWU_Hwy_1.0, whole genome shotgun sequence genome:
- the LOC131365010 gene encoding polycomb group RING finger protein 3 has translation MAALGNPEMLTRKIKLWDINAHITCRLCEGYLIDATTVTECLHTFCRSCLVKYLEENNTCPTCRIVIHQSHPLQYIGHDRTMQDIVYKLVPGLQEAELKKQRDFYQKLGMEVPGDIKGELCNMKAHLDLQRNGEVKSEDPAKDGDEKPEEDNDYHRSDEQVSICLECNSSKLRGLKRKWIRCSAQATVLHLKKFIAKKLNLTSFNELDILCNEEILGKDHTLKFVVVTRWRFKKSPLLLHYRPKMDLL, from the exons ATGGCAGCATTAGGG AACCCCGAGATGCTCACAAGGAAGATTAAACTGTGGGACATAAATGCCCACATTACCTGTCGCCTTTGTGAGGGGTACCTGATCGACGCCACCACAGTCACAGAGTGCTTACACACgt tctGCAGGAGCTGTTTAGTGAAATATCTGGAAGAGAACAACACATGCCCCACGTGTAGGATTGTCATTCACCAGAGCCACCCACTGCAGTATATCGG CCATGACCGAACAATGCAAGACATTGTCTATAAGCTGGTGCCGGGACTCCAAGAAG CGGAGTTGAAAAAGCAGAGAGATTTCTATCAGAAACTGGGTATGGAGGTACCCGGGGACATCAAAGGAGAACTGTGCAACATGAAGGCCCACCTGGACCTGCAACGCAATG GCGAGGTAAAATCTGAGGATCCAGCAAAGGATGGAGACGAGAAACCAGAAGAGGATAACGATTATCATCGTAGTGATGAGCAG gtgagCATCTGTCTGGAGTGTAACAGCAGTAAGCTCCGAGGGCTCAAGCGGAAGTGGATCCGATGCTCGGCCCAGGCTACCGTTCTTCATCTTAAAAAATTCATCGCTAAGAAGCTCAACTTGACATCTTTCAATGAG CTGGACATTTTATGCAACGAAGAAATCCTAGGCAAGGACCATACGCTCAAATTTGTGGTGGTTACAAGATGGAGATTCAAG aaatCACCCCTCCTCCTGCATTACAGACCCAAGATGGATTTGCTGTAG